The proteins below are encoded in one region of Kazachstania africana CBS 2517 chromosome 6, complete genome:
- the SMM1 gene encoding tRNA-dihydrouridine(20) synthase (NAD(+)) (similar to Saccharomyces cerevisiae SMM1 (YNR015W); ancestral locus Anc_6.310), giving the protein MVSYAGKLVLAPMVRAGELPTRLLALQNGADLVWSPEIIDKKLIATHRKINTKLKTIDYTISKDAKETLVFRTFPELESGKLIFQIGSGSPDLAVAASLKVINDVDGIDLNCGCPKHFSVHAGMGAALLRKPDLLCSILSHLVNKVGNPFNKPISCKIRILENSQDTLDLVSKICVTGIKNLTVHFRTPDMRNREAPNYEYIHDIYKICKTNNVSLTLNGSIKNRAHFNEIKKKYNFDTEISGMIADCAETNPTVFSEAPLYWPQVIKNFVQIATKFDNNFGNTKYMLGRLVPGKSVFHKTFTRSRNPSELNYIVDKLNLETGDLDDIDAINEYLDTCREEESKAKKLQNDANSRKRQQELATTQSPNEHGQKLKKVKEE; this is encoded by the coding sequence ATGGTCTCTTATGCCGGTAAACTAGTTCTGGCTCCCATGGTCAGAGCAGGGGAACTCCCAACAAGACTTTTAGCACTTCAAAATGGAGCTGATTTGGTTTGGTCACCAGAAATTATAGATAAAAAGTTAATCGCTACTCATCGCAAAATTAatacaaaattaaaaaCTATAGATTACACCATTTCGAAAGATGCGAAGGAGACTTTGGTGTTTCGTACGTTTCCTGAATTGGAATCTGGAAAGTTGATCTTCCAAATAGGTTCTGGCTCTCCGGATTTAGCCGTAGCAGCATCATTGAAAGTAATAAACGATGTCGATGGTATCGATTTAAACTGTGGATGTCCTAAACATTTTTCTGTCCATGCAGGAATGGGAGCCGCGCTATTACGTAAACCTGACCTCCTTTGTTCCATTTTGTCACATTTAGTCAATAAAGTCGGTAATCCATTCAATAAACCAATTAGTTGTAAAATTCGTATCCTAGAAAATTCACAGGATACATTGGATTTAGTCTCCAAAATATGTGTCACTGGTATCAAAAATCTTACCGTACATTTTCGTACTCCAGATATGAGAAATAGAGAAGCACCAAATTACGAATACATTCACgatatttacaaaatttgtaaGACTAATAACGTATCTTTGACATTAAATGGTAGCATTAAAAATAGAGCGCATTTCAATGAgattaaaaagaaatataatttcGACACTGAAATTTCAGGTATGATTGCTGATTGCGCAGAAACTAACCCAACAGTTTTCAGCGAAGCACCATTATATTGGCCACAAGTGATCAAGAATTTTGTACAAATTGCAaccaaatttgataataatttcGGTAATACCAAATATATGCTTGGTAGACTTGTCCCAGGAAAGTCTGTCTTCCACAAGACATTCACACGCAGCAGGAATCCGTCAGAATTGAATTACATAGTAGACAAATTAAACCTAGAGACTGGTGATTTAGATGACATCGATGCAATTAACGAATATCTAGATACGTGTAGAGAAGAAGAGAGCAAAGCGAAAAAGTTACAAAATGATGCTAACTCAAGAAAACGCCAACAGGAGTTAGCCACCACACAATCCCCCAATGAACATGGACAAAAGTTAAAGAAAGTTAAAGAAGAATGA
- the TIM23 gene encoding protein transporter TIM23 (similar to Saccharomyces cerevisiae TIM23 (YNR017W); ancestral locus Anc_6.312) — protein sequence MSFNNQGQDKIDTSRLTNVASILTTPAGSIFDSRKLHPLAGLDKGVEYMDLEEEQLSTMEGSQGLLPSRGWTDDLCYGTGTVYLLGLGIGGVSGLFHGLQNLPPNSPGKLKLNTVLNSITKRGPFLGNSAGILALSYNIINSSIDSIRGKHNTMNSVAAGALTGAIFKSSKGLKPMAYASGLMAGTAAIWCGFKKSVLE from the coding sequence ATGTCATTTAACAACCAGGGACAGGATAAGATAGACACATCAAGATTGACTAATGTGGCCAGTATTCTGACCACTCCAGCTGGCAGTATCTTCGACTCCAGAAAGTTACATCCACTGGCTGGACTTGATAAAGGTGTCGAGTATATGGATctggaagaagaacaatTGTCTACTATGGAAGGGTCCCAAGGGCTACTTCCTTCACGTGGTTGGACCGATGATCTTTGTTATGGTACCGGTACCGTGTATTTGCTTGGTCTAGGTATTGGTGGTGTTTCTGGTCTTTTCCACGGTTTACAGAACCTTCCTCCTAACAGCCCAGGTAAACTGAAATTGAATACTGTGTTGAATAGCATAACCAAAAGAGGTCCATTTCTAGGTAATAGCGCAGGTATATTGGCCCTATCTTACAACATCATTAATTCATCCATTGATTCCATAAGAGGCAAGCACAACACCATGAACTCGGTTGCAGCGGGTGCACTAACGGGTGCGatcttcaaatcttctaaAGGTCTCAAACCCATGGCATATGCCTCCGGTTTGATGGCTGGTACTGCCGCAATATGGTGTGGATTCAAGAAATCCGTACTAGAATAG
- the URK1 gene encoding uridine kinase URK1 (similar to Saccharomyces cerevisiae URK1 (YNR012W); ancestral locus Anc_6.307) has product MVKVGYESRAVDCHRYIDSVEPRFFSYMTNPESDMPEPSRRRSSIEAKRYIPPWTTPYIIGVGGTSGSGKTSVASKIVSSMNVPWTVLVSMDNFYKPLNKEQRAQAFNNSYDFDEPAAIDMDLAYECILNLKEGKKTNIPVYSFVHHNRTPGKSTTIYGASVVVLEGIYALHDKRLLDLMDLKIYVDADLDVCLARRLTRDIVSRGRDLPGCIDQWERFVKPNAVKYVKPTMQNADAIIPSMGDNGVAVQLLINHIESKLELKSEEHIKELIKLGFEQNYESMKKNKMVHELESTNQVKSIMTMLLDKRLNRDDFVFYFDRLAMILLSKTIDNLASPNKKNIVTASGYSMERLTVCDFNEVTAVNIIRSGDCFMSSLRKTIPNISIGKLLIQSDSQTGEPQLHAEFLPDNVNEYKKVLLMEGQLISGAAMIMAIQVLLDHDVRIENISVVMYLATETGLKRVMNAFNNRVNIYVASIVTREELKNRKSNWALTRFVDAKYFGCE; this is encoded by the coding sequence ATGGTAAAAGTTGGATACGAGTCGAGAGCCGTTGACTGCCACCGCTACATTGACAGTGTCGAACCACGTTTCTTTTCCTATATGACCAATCCTGAGTCCGATATGCCAGAACCaagtagaagaagaagctcAATAGAAGCGAAACGATATATCCCACCATGGACAACCCCATACATTATTGGTGTCGGTGGTACGTCGGGTTCAGGGAAGACAAGTGTAGCCTCGAAGATCGTCTCATCCATGAATGTTCCTTGGACCGTATTAGTTTCTATGGACAATTTCTACAAACCATTAAATAAGGAACAGAGAGCCCAagctttcaataattcttaCGATTTCGATGAACCAGCTGCTATTGATATGGATTTGGCTTATGAATGCATATTGAACTTGAAGGAGGGAAAGAAAACTAATATCCCAGTCTACAGTTTTGTACACCACAATAGAACACCAGGCAAGTCCACGACTATATATGGTGCCAGTGTTGTCGTCCTTGAAGGTATCTATGCATTGCATGACAAAAGATTGCTAGATTTaatggatttgaaaatttatgtCGATGCTGATTTGGATGTTTGTTTGGCTAGAAGATTAACAAGAGATATCGTTTCAAGAGGTCGTGACTTGCCTGGATGTATTGATCAATGGGAAAGATTCGTTAAACCAAATGCTGTAAAGTACGTGAAGCCAACCATGCAAAATGCTGACGCTATTATCCCATCTATGGGCGATAATGGTGTTGCAGTGCAATTATTGATAAACCACATTGAATCTAAACTAGAATTAAAATCGGAGGAACACATTAAGGAACTAATCAAACTAGgatttgaacaaaattatgaatcaatgaagaaaaacaaaatggTCCACGAATTAGAGTCTACAAATCAAGTtaaatcaataatgacaATGCTTCTGGATAAGAGACTAAATCGGGATGATTTCgtcttttattttgataGATTGGCAATGAtcttattatcaaaaacaATCGATAATCTTGCAAGTccaaataagaaaaatattgtcACAGCATCAGGTTACTCAATGGAAAGATTAACAGTTTGTGACTTTAATGAAGTTACTGCTGTCAATATCATTAGGTCAGGTGATTGTTTCATGAGCTCATTAAGAAAGACAATCCCAAATATAAgtattggaaaattattAATCCAATCTGATTCACAAACAGGTGAACCACAATTGCATGCTGAGTTCTTACCAGATAATGTCAACGAATATAAGAAAGTTCTTTTAATGGAAGGCCAACTTATTAGTGGTGCAGCCATGATTATGGCTATACAAGTTCTATTAGATCATGATGTGAgaatagaaaatattagCGTTGTCATGTATCTTGCCACTGAAACAGGCCTTAAAAGAGTAATGAATGCCTTTAACAACAGGGTAAACATTTACGTTGCATCTATAGTTACgagagaagaattgaaaaatcgtAAAAGTAACTGGGCATTAACAAGGTTTGTTGACgcaaaatattttggcTGTGAATAa
- the KAFR0F00840 gene encoding uncharacterized protein (similar to Saccharomyces cerevisiae YMR206W and YNR014W; ancestral locus Anc_6.309), with product MTSAFIILFYISCYFRIARIHLLYFVFNDISIPFHHSSSMNKPLSAQVIFLYKQLSSSRESLQGNKEIVHTVINVMDSHTDESEVSMLYNAHDRFSDSSILESSSYLTTEDYYEGYSHFLENKRIVGDSSRNCSRSNSVQSCLNTTNDGITDSSPCDKHHHRRNSVAVKFNKPDYKKILI from the coding sequence ATGACATCTGCTTTTATAATCCTATTCTATATTTCTTGCTATTTTCGAATCGCACGTATACACTtactttattttgttttcaacGACATTTCCAttccttttcatcattcttcttctatgAATAAACCATTATCTGCCCAAGTGATATTCCTCTATAAGCAACTCTCTTCTTCAAGAGAATCCTTGCAAGgaaataaagaaatcgTACACACGGTAATAAACGTGATGGATTCACATACAGACGAATCAGAAGTTTCAATGCTTTATAATGCCCACGATAGATTTTCAGATTCTTCTATATTGGAGTCTTCTTCGTATCTCACTACCGAGGATTACTACGAAGGATACTCacattttttggaaaataaaCGTATAGTAGGTGACTCAAGCAGAAATTGTAGTAGATCGAATAGTGTACAAAGTTGTTTAAATACTACAAATGATGGAATAACGGACTCTTCGCCATGCGATAAACATCATCATAGAAGAAATTCAGTCGCAgtcaaatttaataaacctgattataaaaaaattctaataTAG
- the ARE2 gene encoding sterol acyltransferase (similar to Saccharomyces cerevisiae ARE1 (YCR048W) and ARE2 (YNR019W); ancestral locus Anc_6.317): MTENILTDSKFKKIQRLNSPQNPNRRSSITQDTGSYKNFDLDATTVSEDTNTSVTELEPPLKYSSDIKHSKSQQELFEKHVMEIKQRYKLRYRAINTANQTKDVISYFEDVNFELRPSILDGAVNEPFQLHFEGPTMERQIRTKERAKIKKLKRKYTNSTPLNSSPSSSDVEQEEIIDTKVTASFSGLYVVLWMMIGFGVLKTIVDYYGQTNRSLKEWAIVEIMLTDLIVIAAADLVMYLAIYFGFIIHWLCKNNVLSWNRSGWKLVSLYEVAYLCFFIYLPEHVLNLHWIGKIFLFLHSLVLLMKLHSFSFYNGYLWSIHEELQYSKNALQKLKDSHDEASEQKDEIIETLTKSIDFCNFEINSQSILEKFPQNINIKNFFMFTMFPTVVYQIEYPRTKKIRWDYVVEKIVAIFGTIFIMVVNAQVFMYPVAIRCLAVRNSPWTSVLDRFSKWVGLMIDIVPSFIVMYLLVFYLIWDAILNCIAELTLFGDRYFYGDWWNCVTWAEFSRIWNVPVHKFLLRHVYHSSISSMKLSKSQATFMTFCISSVVHELAMYVIFKRLRFYLFFFQMLQLPLVSLTNTKFLKKKTVFGNVVFWLGICTGPSVMCTLYLTI, from the coding sequence ATGACGGAAAATATCTTGACAGATTCTaagttcaagaaaattcagCGATTAAACTCTCCACAGAATCCCAATAGAAGGTCGTCAATTACACAAGATACTGGATCCTATAAGAATTTTGACCTAGATGCCACAACTGTCTCCGAGGACACCAATACTAGTGTCACTGAATTGGAGCCTCCATTGAAGTATTCTTCTGATATAAAGCATTCAAAATCTCAGCAGGAGCTTTTCGAGAAACATGTTATGGAGATCAAGCAACGCTACAAATTGAGATATCGTGCAATTAATACTGCAAATCAAACAAAAGATGTGATCTCCTATTTCGAAGATGTCAATTTCGAACTACGGCCTAGTATTCTAGATGGTGCGGTCAATGAGCCCTTCCAATTACACTTTGAAGGTCCTACAATGGAAAGACAAATTAGAACAAAAGAACGTGCCAAAATTAAGAagttaaaaagaaaatatactAATTCGACACCTCTTAATTCATCTCCATCATCTTCGGATGTAGAACAAGAGGAGATCATTGATACGAAAGTTACGGCCAGCTTCTCGGGCCTTTACGTTGTTCTTTGGATGATGATTGGGTTCGGTGTGCTAAAGACAATTGTAGACTATTATGGACAAACCAACCgttctttgaaagaatgGGCTATAGTAGAAATTATGCTGACGGATCTGATAGTGATTGCAGCTGCGGATTTAGTAATGTATTTGGCGATTTACTTTGGATTCATTATTCATTGGCTTTGTAAAAATAATGTACTGAGTTGGAATAGGTCTGGTTGGAAATTGGTCAGTCTTTACGAGGTTGCATACCTCTGCTTCTTTATTTACTTACCAGAACACGTTTTAAATCTCCATTGGATAGGGAAAATTTTCCTATTCCTACATTCTTTGGTACTTCTAATGAAACTTCATTCgttttcattttataaTGGATATTTGTGGTCCATTCATGAAGAACTACAATATTCCAAAAACGCTTTACAGAAGCTAAAAGATAGTCATGATGAAGCTTCTGAacaaaaagatgaaatcattgaaacATTGACAAAATCGATAgatttttgtaattttgaaatcaattcaCAATCAATTTTGGAGAAATTTCCccaaaatatcaatattaaaaatttctttatgTTTACCATGTTCCCAACAGTGGTCTATCAAATAGAATATCCAAGAacgaaaaaaattagatggGATTACGTTGTGGAAAAAATAGTCGCAATATTTGGTACTATCTTTATTATGGTTGTAAATGCACAAGTTTTTATGTATCCTGTTGCCATTAGATGTTTGGCCGTCAGAAACTCACCTTGGACATCTGTGCTTGACAGATTTTCTAAATGGGTCGGACTGATGATTGATATTGTACCCAGTTTCATTGTCATGTATTTATTAGTCTTCTATCTAATATGGGACGCTATTTTGAATTGTATTGCTGAATTAACATTGTTCGGGGACAGATACTTTTATGGGGACTGGTGGAACTGTGTGACATGGGCTGAATTCTCGAGAATTTGGAATGTTCCTGTTCACAAATTTTTACTAAGACATGTCTATCACAGTTCTATTAGTTCAATGAAGTTGTCAAAGTCTCAAGCAACTTTTATGACATTTTGTATTAGTTCGGTCGTTCATGAATTGGCAATGTATGTCATCTTTAAAAGATTGAGGTTTTACTTATTCTTTTTCCAGATGCTCCAATTACCATTAGTTTCATTGACCAACACCAAATTCCTAAAAAAGAAGACCGTTTTTGGTAACGTAGTTTTTTGGTTAGGTATTTGCACTGGCCCAAGTGTCATGTGCACATTATATCTAACAATTTAG
- the RCF2 gene encoding Rcf2p (similar to Saccharomyces cerevisiae YNR018W; ancestral locus Anc_6.314): protein MKILTSDEIELQKYHTIKGGIVGAVGGLAVSGLMFRFLPRRYPKFNLKTMPWSVKTALFIMPPTVLTVICAEESSNKFDAMMYSSDYRSDRLLEEHKEWAQKSIKEKIISSLSNNKYKIITGIWAASLYASWEIINRDKIMTTTQKAVQARMYAQFITVVLLLASVALSQYESKLQPNKFKLLEQNRWENALKAAAEEEEEMQRQKTRSALNSNEERKKAKIFKYD, encoded by the coding sequence atgaagattttgacGTCTGACGAAATCGAACtacaaaaatatcataCCATAAAGGGTGGGATAGTAGGTGCCGTTGGTGGACTTGCTGTTTCGGGCTTAATGTTTAGATTCCTACCCAGAAGGTATCCCAAgtttaatttgaaaactatGCCGTGGTCAGTAAAGACTGCATTATTTATTATGCCTCCTACAGTTTTAACTGTCATTTGTGCGGAAGaatcatcaaataaattCGACGCAATGATGTACAGTTCAGATTACAGGTCAGATAGATTATTGGAAGAACATAAAGAATGGGCTCAGAAATCGATAAAGGagaaaataatttcttctctttcgAATAACAAATATAAGATAATTACGGGGATTTGGGCGGCTTCATTATATGCATCTTGGGAGATTATCAATAGAGATAAAATTATGACCACGACGCAAAAAGCTGTCCAGGCTAGAATGTACGCACAATTTATCACTGTTGTACTACTGCTAGCCTCGGTTGCATTAAGTCAATACGAATCAAAGTTACAACctaataaattcaaactATTAGAACAAAATAGATGGGAAAATGCTCTAAAAGCAGCAgctgaagaggaagaagaaatgcAAAGGCAAAAGACTAGAAGTGCCCTCAACTCCAACGAAGAACGCAAGAAGGCGAAGATCTTCAAGTACGATTAG
- the PHO91 gene encoding Pho91p (similar to Saccharomyces cerevisiae PHO91 (YNR013C); ancestral locus Anc_6.308), with protein sequence MKFSHSLQFNSVPEWSSKYIAYSNLKKTIYNLQKEKLYNNISSASSVSNVVDTEQQPLLLDTSTDPYIKRFLEQLNSEVKKIDKFFISQKTGLIANYNELNDDIRDFEVSLLTAPVFKRRRSTRRLSSVSSNESMLSQNLPLSIDSGPDDEIEGINEDFNYYTRMNPLLQQSVILKKRIVVLFTQLSELKDYIELNKTGFRKICKKFDKSLNTSIKDPFMEKLCQGSNTFKPETLAKITEYIDECIVTYAKLSNQDSTGNLGLNKTNTSDDNGSSQGTEPQDFVPYDFENAKKELSTHLREHVVWERNTVWKDMMNLERKSQNAKASTSEKIEPLDSSLNLTLSDFLSLPPAKIINLVVNSNSFIKFAAITAIFILLLCYYSPFNDVLQQNCFAILIYASLLWATETIPLFVTSLFIPLLIVIFPTLKDPVSNIPLNSIQSSQYILSSMWTSVIMLLLGGFTLAAALSKYNIAKVLSTHILSSAGTNPKVILLTIMFVASFVSMWVSNVAAPVLCYSIIQPLLRTLPRHNTFSKSLILGIALASNVGGMASPIASPQNIFAFGIMNSPPSWVEWFIITTPVCIICNFIIWVMLLVSFPIDYKNTKILKLHRITDPFTVTQWFVSIVCVVTILLWCLSNKLSSQLGEMGIISIIPILLLFGTGLLSSDDFNNFMWNIVVLAMGGSTLGKAVSNSGLLATIAHLIKEEIQDESLIYIIITFGLCVLVMATFISHTVSAMIVVPLMGEIGANLPGDHSKLLIMISTLLCSCAMGLPTSGFPNVTAISMIDEAGDRYLSVMHVISRGVPVSIACYFIVVTVGFGMMKLLGY encoded by the coding sequence ATGAAGTTCTCACATTCGCTGCAGTTCAACTCTGTTCCAGAATGGTCTTCCAAATATATTGCTTACtccaatttgaaaaagactATATACAACTtacaaaaggaaaaattatacAATAACATATCTTCGGCGTCTAGCGTGTCAAATGTGGTTGACACGGAACAGCAGCCGTTACTATTGGACACTTCAACAGATCCGTAtattaaaagatttttagAACAGCTAAATTCAGAAGTTAAAAAGATAgataaattcttcataTCTCAAAAAACCGGTTTAATAGCCAATTacaatgaattgaatgatgatattcGGGATTTTGAAGTTAGTTTATTGACTGCTCCAGTCTTTAAAAGGCGTAGATCTACAAGAAGACTCTCTTCTGTGTCTTCTAATGAATCGATGctttctcaaaatttaCCATTGTCGATCGATTCCGGTccagatgatgaaattgaaggtattaatgaagattttaATTATTATACGCGTATGAATCCGTTATTACAACAAAGTgtcatattgaaaaaaagaattgttGTACTCTTTACACAATTATCAGAGTTGAAAGACTATATCGAATTGAATAAGACAGGTTTTAGAAAAATCTGTAAAAAATTCGATAAATCTTTAAACACAAGTATAAAAGATCCTTTCATGGAAAAACTTTGTCAAGGTTCAAACACTTTCAAACCTGAGACTCTGGCTAAGATCACAGAATACATCGATGAATGTATCGTCACTTATGCTAAATTGTCAAATCAAGATAGTACAGGTAATTTGGGCCTCAATAAGACAAATACTAGCGATGATAACGGTAGTAGTCAGGGTACAGAACCACAAGACTTTGTTCCTTACGactttgaaaatgcaaagaaagaattatcAACACATTTGAGAGAACATGTCGTATGGGAAAGAAATACAGTATGGAAAGATATGATGAATTTGGAAAGGAAATCACAAAATGCAAAGGCAAGTACTTCCGAAAAGATTGAACCACTAGATTCAAGTCTAAATCTCACTTTATCGGATTTCTTAAGCTTACCGCCCgccaaaattattaatttaGTGGTAAATTCTAActcatttatcaaatttgcAGCAATAACTGCGATTTTTATCTTATTATTATGTTACTATAGTCCATTTAATGATGTTTTACAACAAAATTGTTTTGCTATCTTAATATATGCTTCATTACTATGGGCAACTGAAACGATACCACTATTTGTCACCTCTTTGTTTATACCTTTACTGATAGTGATCTTCCCCACGTTGAAAGATCCAGTGTCAAACATCCCTTTAAATTCTATTCAGTCCTCTCAATACATCCTTTCCTCGATGTGGACAAGCGTTATTATGTTATTACTAGGTGGCTTTACGTTAGCAGCCGCTTTATccaaatataatattgcCAAGGTTCTATCTACTCATATCCTATCATCGGCAGGGACAAATCCAAAAGTGATTCTACTGACAATCATGTTTGTCGCATCATTTGTGTCAATGTGGGTCTCAAATGTTGCTGCCCCAGTATTATGTTATTCGATCATACAACCATTATTGAGAACTTTGCCGAGACATAATACATTCTCTAAATCATTAATTCTTGGTATTGCTCTAGCATCAAATGTAGGCGGTATGGCTTCTCCCATTGCGTCTccacaaaatatttttgctTTCGGTATAATGAATTCGCCTCCTTCATGGGTAGAATGGTTCATAATAACAACTCCGGTCTGtattatttgtaattttattatttgggTAATGTTATTGGTATCATTTCCAATAGATTATAAGAATACCAAAATCTTAAAGCTACACCGCATAACGGACCCCTTCACGGTAACACAATGGTTTGTTTCTATTGTCTGTGTCGTGacaattcttctttggtgTCTCTCGAATAAACTGTCTTCTCAACTGGGCGAAATGGGTATTATTTCCATTATACccattttattattatttggcACAGGGTTATTAAGTTCCGAcgatttcaataacttcatGTGGAATATCGTGGTTCTTGCAATGGGTGGTTCTACCTTAGGAAAAGCTGTCAGCAACTCTGGTTTACTTGCTACAATTGCTCACCTTATCAAGGAGGAAATACAAGACGAATCattaatttatattataATAACGTTTGGCCTTTGTGTATTGGTGATGGCAACTTTTATCTCACATACCGTATCTGCTATGATTGTAGTGCCTTTAATGGGCGAGATTGGGGCTAATCTACCTGGTGATCActcaaaattattgattatGATTTCCACTTTGCTATGTTCTTGCGCAATGGGTTTACCCACTTCTGGATTTCCCAACGTTACTGCAATTTCGATGATTGATGAGGCAGGCGATAGGTATTTGAGTGTAATGCACGTTATTAGCAGGGGTGTACCGGTCAGTATTGCTTGCTATTTCATAGTAGTCACAGTGGGTTTCGgaatgatgaaattattggGCTATTAA